The Bacteroidetes bacterium GWF2_43_63 DNA segment ACACGTCTTTCCCATCGCGGCCTGTCTTGCGGTTTTCGCTTCCATTCTGGCCGTCTTCGGAATGAACATGTTTGGTATATTTCAAATGGAGCAATGTCCATAACTGCGAATTACCGCGAATAATAATATGACCGCCTCTGCCGCCGTTGCCACCGTCTGGTCCGCCCAAAGGTGTTACTTTAGAACGATAAAAATGCGCGGAACCAGCTCCACCCTTACCGCTTCGGCAGTAGATTTTCACATAATCGATAAAATTGCTTTCTGCCATGGTTTTTTTGTTTACATGTGGTTTCGGATGGTTTTGTCGATAGCTGCAGCAACCGAATCGATATGCTGATTACCGTCAACCGACACCAAACGTTTTGTTTTGCGATAGTATTCAATAACCGGCTGAGTCTGACTAAAATAAATCATCATGCGGTTATTCATAATTGATTCATTGTCATCGCTGCGTCCCGACGTTTTTCCACGTTCGAGCACACGATTCATTAATTCTTCTTCCGGAACAACGATTGAGACCACCAGCCCAATTTTCATTTTTCTCTTATCAAAAATACGGTCTAGCATCTGTGCCTGATACAGCGTTCGCGGAAAGCCGTCGAAAATAATTCCTATCGCGTTGCTGTGTTTAAGCGCATAGCGATATAATTCTTTGAGTATAATCTGATCGGGCACCAGCATGCCGCGACTGATAAATTTGTTGTAGAGTTCACCCATGGCAGATCCAGAGCTGATTTCGCGACGAATCAAGTCGCCGGTTGAAATATGCAAAAAACCGTGATTCTGCACAATTCTGGCAGCCTGAGTACCTTTTCCGCAGCCCGGAGGGCCAAAAATCACCATGTTGAACATAAGCTACCTCAGATTTTTAAAGGCGCGTTCAATTTCCGATTTCAGTCGCTGGTGCACCTCTTCTGCGTCGCCAGTGGCATCAATCTGCTTCAGAAGGTTTTTTCCTGAATAATAATCATATAAAGCGGCAGTGCGCTGTTCGTACACTTCAAGTCGATGAATTATTATGTCGAGGCTTCGGTCATATGAGCGGGCATTTTCCGTCTCCGCGCGCTTTGAAAGTCGTTTGATATTCTGCAGCGTAGGCGATTGAAATGAGTACACTTGTGTTACCTTTCCACCCATTTTTCGAAGTACACCGTCGAGAATATAGGCCTGAGCAATGGTAAGTGGAAATCCCTTGAAAATATATCCCTTTGCGTCAGGGTGCTTATTTATTTGCTCTTCAATCAGTTTGATAGCGATTTCATCAGGAACAATTTCACCACTGTCAACATATTCCTTTGCCATTCGGCCCAGTTCAGTGTTCATTTCAATTTCGTGGCGAAGCATGGAACCGGTAGAAACATACACCAGATTAAGCTCTTGTGCAATCCGTTTCGCCTGCGTCCCTTTTCCGGATCCAGGAGGGCCAAACACAATGAAATTGAACCAAATGCTATCGAGCGCTTTCTGAATAATTGTGTCAATTCGTTCAAAAACCAAATCCAATTCACCATTGCCATCCACCGAATGGAACTTCTGCATACTCATGTAGAATTCAGCAACAGGTCTGGTTTTATCCTCGTATTCTTTGAGCCGGTAATTAATTACATCCATGCTTTTGTCATCGGAGCGGTTTTCCCGCGAGGCACGATCTGAAAGTCGCTCCACGAGAACATTTCGCGGAACTTCTAGACAAATCATAGAAGTCAAAGATGAATTCATTCGCAGCATAAGACCTTCGAGAATATAGGCCTGAACAACAGTACGCGGAAATCCATCGAACAAATACCCGTTGGATTCAGGATTCATTTTGATTTTATTTTCGATGATCTGGACAATGATGTCATCGTCAACCAGACCGCCCTTTTCAATCACTTCCTTTGCCTGACGACCGAGCGCTGAATCGTTGGCAATTTCTTCGCGAAGCATATCTCCGGTAGAGATATACGTCAGCTTGTATTTTTCAAGCAGCTTTTTCGATTGGGTTCCTTTACCGCAGCCGGGGGGGCCGAACAAAGCAATATTGATCATAACTTATTCTGCAATTTTGTAAATGTCGCGCAGATTGCGGCCTTTACCATCATAGTCGAGACCAAAACCGATAATAAAATCGTTGGGGATCTCAATGCCGACATAGTGAATATAATAGTTGTGTTTGAAAGCCTTTGGCTTGTAGAGCAATGTTGCAATGAATACATCCTTTGCACCTGCCGCTTTGAGTTTGTCTTTGGCCATCAGCATGGTGAGTCCGGTATCGATAATATCCTCAATAATAACAATGGTGCGGTCTTCCACATCTTCGTTGAGGCTCATGAGTTCACGTACCGAATTTGAACTCGAGGTGCCTTCATAGCTGGCAAGTCGAACGAACGTAACGTCACAATCACCATTGAAGCGAGTGATCAATTCAGAAGCAAAAACAAATGCGCCATTCAGAACAACAATGAACAAAGGATTTTTCCCTTTCAGGTCCTCATTCATTTTTGCAGCCAGTTTTTCGATGGAAGAAATGATCTCTTCATTTTTCAAATACAGATTGAACTGGCGATTGTGTACGGTAACAGAATTCATGATCTTGAATTAAGGTGCAAATTTAGTGAATTTGTCCGGATTAAGAAGGCTTTTTCCTGTCGAACTAAAAACCCTCTACAGCGACAAAATAATTGCTCCGATTATGAGTAAACAAATAGAGTACTATCATTGCAAAATTATTCTTATGTTTGTAGGTTAAAACGAAATAGAATGGAAGCAAAAGTCAGCATTATAATGGGAAGTATGTCGGATTGGCCGGTTATGGAAAAAGCCGCGCAGTTTTTCGAAGAAAATATGATCCCATTTGAGATACATGCATTATCGGCCCACCGCACTCCAGAGCAAGTTGAAGCATTTGCAAAAGGAGCTGCCGGCAAGGGAATTAAAGTAATTATTGCAGCAGCAGGAATGGCCGCACATTTACCCGGAGTAATAGCGTCCATGACTTCAGCCCCGGTTATTGGCGTTCCCATTAAAAGTTCATTTGATGGACTTGATGCCCTTTTGGCAATTGTACAGATGCCTCCGGGAATTCCAGTTGCCACTGTTGGGGTCAATGGAGCTCTCAATGCAGCCATTCTGGCTGGTCAGATTCTTTCAGTCGCCGATGCTGAACTTGCCACAAGAATGATCACATACAAAGACAACCTTAAATCGAAAGTAATTCAGGCTAATGAAGAGCTTAAGCAAATAAACTTTAAGTTCAAGACAAATTAATCAGGCCAATATCCTGAATTTCTTTCGGATCGATAGTATCAATGCGTATTACAAATTTCATCTCAGCAATATGAAAAAGGCACTTTTAATATCTGTTTTCACTTTGTTTGCAGTTGCAGCAAATGCTCAGTACAACACATTCAACGCATCGCTTGCAGGCATGGGAGGAAGCGGAGTTGCGATTGATGAATTTCAGGCCGGCATGAACAATCAGGCTGCCTGGGGAGGTCTTGACAAAATTCATGTTGGACTCGGCTACAACTCAAGATTCATGCTTAAAGAGCTTTCGGATCGATATCTTTCTTTTGCAATGCCACTTGGAAAAGACAAGGGTGTGTTGGGATTAAACCTGAGTCAATTTGGCTATTCTCAGTTTAATATTACAAAAGCAGGACTCGGATTTGCAAGAAAGTTTGGACCCGATTTTTCTGTCGGATTGCAATTCGACGCCATTCATGCAGGAACAGCTGACGAAATGTATGGCAACACGACCGTATTTACATTTGAGGGAGGATTTCAATACCGGCTGAATGATAAAATTTCGCTGGGGACCGCTATCTTCAACCCCGTTCAGGTTGAATTAAATGAGAACACCGGCGAACAGCTGCCGGCCTCCATAAGTCTGGGGATGACATTCAGACCCGACAAAGTACTTATGCTTTCAGCCGATGTGGTGAAAGAGCAATATGAGCCAGCTTCGCTGCGTGCAGGATTCCTTTATTCTATAGGTGAGACTTTCTGCCTTCGCGCGGGGTTTTCAACCGGACCTTTCACGGTTTCAGGCGGAGCCGGACTGAAATTCAATAACCTAATGATTGACATTTCAACCTCATACCATCAGGTTTTGGGTATATCGCCGGCAATTACACTCTCATACTCATTTGAGACAAAATAATTATGAATATCACTAGAAACCTGATATTGCTGTTAATGCTTTGTGCATTTCCTGCTGCAGTTTTTGCCCAGGAGCCCATTGACAGCACCAACGAAAATTCAGTGGAAGACCGCATCGAAACAATTGCGGAGAATACTGATGCAGAAATTGATTATTCAAGTCTTACGGAAACACTGAAATATTTCAGAAAACATCCGATCAACCTGAATCGAACAGACCAGGCTGAATTGGAAGAACTTGGCCTTCTGAATGACATTCAGATTGACAATTTACTGCGACACATTGAAAAAAATGGCGCTCTGATTTCGTTGTATGAGTTGCAAAGTATCGACGGATTTGATCTGCCGACAATCTATTCTATTTTACCTTATGTGAAAATTACGGGCGACAGCAACCGCAAGACATGGAATTTCAACGAGATTCTTAATCAATCCAAAAGCACATTGTTTGTCAGATACACCAATATTTTACAACAGCAGACCGGGTATTCCCCCATCACCGACAGCGCCCTTGCAGAAAGTCCAAACTCAAGGTATCTTGGAAGCGATTACAAGCTCTATACCCGCTACAAGTTTGCTTATTACAATATGCTGAGTTTTGGTGTTACGGCTGAAAAAGATTATGGCGAAGAATTCTTCAAAGGCAGCCAGAAACAAGGGTTTGATTTCTACAGTGCGCATTTTTTCATCAAAGACATTGGTCCCCTGAGAGCACTGGCAGTAGGTGACTATGCGCTTCAATTTGGACAGGGACTAACGTTTTGGTCCGGATTATCTTACGGAAAATCGGCCGAGGCCATCAATATCAAAAAGAGCGGCCGAGGCATAGTTCCCTACAGTTCTGTCAATGAGAACTTATTTTTGCGTGGAGCTGCAGCCCAGTTTGATCTAAAACCTTTTTCGTTCTATGCCTGGGTGAGCCGGAAAATGCTGGATGCGAATGTCCAGGGCGGAGATTCGATGAATACAGAAGAGTTTGTTATCACCAGTCTTCAGGAATCAGGTCTCCACAATACGCAATCGACCATTGAGGATAAAGATCAGATTAGTGAACTTATTGTCGGAGGCCGCATGGAAGCGACAATTCGTAGAGTCAAAATTGGCACGACTGGTTACTACACCCGATTCGGACAATCAATAGCCCCTGGAGATCAGCTATACGAATATTACAACTTTTCAGGCAACGAGAATCTGAATTTTGGGCTGGACTACAGCTGGATCATAAAAAATGCAAACTTTTTCGGCGAAGCCGCTATAAGTAAAAGCGGAGGAAAGGCTTTTATTAATGGAATTATGCTCTCCCCCGACAGGTTATTTACCGTTTCGGTGCTGCACCGATATCTGGAACCCGACTACCATGTAATTTATGCCACAGCGCTCCAGGAAGCTTCAACTATTAAGAACGAGCATGGATTCTATTTTGGAAATGAGTTGAAATTCTCGCGCAAATGGCGCTTTAATTCGTACGTTGACTTATTTTCCTTTCCATGGCTGCGTTATGGAGTTGATGCACCTTCCAATGGCATTGAAATGCTGGCCCAAATAAATTTCAGACCAACAAAAAGAGCTGAATTCTACGCGCGCTTCCGTCAGGAAAACAAGGAAATGAGTGTCACTCAGGAACATATATCGGTGCTTGAACCAACTATCAAACGTTCGTACCGCATCAATGCTTCATTTCCAGTTTCAGAAAGTGTGACATTGAAATCACGTGCCGAATATCTGACCTATCAGGAAGGCACCGGAGAGCAGCGCGACGGTTTTCTTATTTATCAGGATGTCAACTTTCGCCACCCCGGCAGTACTATTTCGTTTAATGCGCGATATGCATTATTCGATACCGATACATACGACGAGCGTATTTATGCATATGAAAACGACGTATTATACGGCTATTCAATACCCGGGTTCTACAGCAAGGGGAGCCGCATGTATCTGACAGTTAGATGGTCAGCAACAAAGCATCTGGATTTCTGGGCGCGCATTGCTCAAACCACCTATGTAAATAAGGACGTAGTTGGCAGTGGGTTGGAAGAAATACAAGGACCCTCGAAAACCGAATTGAAGTTGCAAATGCGCATAACGTTTTAAGTTCTTTCGAAAATTGTTCTATTTTTGCCGAAGAAAATTCACTAAACCTTTCAAAATATGTTCAAAAATCATCCTAAAGGACTACTCGCAGCTGCATTGGCAAACATGGGCGAACGATTCGGGTTCTACACAATGATGGCCATTCTGGTTTTGTTTCTCCAGGCAAAGTTTGGACTCTCAGGACCTAATGCCGGAATCATTTACTCGATTTTTTACTTTTCCATTTACATTCTGGCTTTTGTTGGCGGTCTTATTGCCGATAAAACTAAAAACTTCAAGGGTACCATCCTCGTCGGACTTATTCTGATGGCGATTGGTTATTTCCTCATTGCCATTCCAACAGAGACCCCGGTTCCTCAGGGCTCTTTTGTTACGTTGCTTGCTATGACCTGTTTTGGTCTTTTTGTTATTGCTTTTGGTAATGGTTTGTTCAAAGGAAACCTGCAGGCACTGGTCGGACAGATGTACGATAATGAGCAGTATGGAAAAATGCGCGACTCTGGTTTTTCATTATTCTATATGTTCATCAATGTTGGGGCAATCTTTGCACCTCTGGCAGCGGTAGGAGTAAGAAACTGGTGGGTTAGTTCCCATGGTTTTGCCTATAACTCAGACCTTCCAGGCCTTTGCCACTCGCACCTTGATCAAACAATTTCAGCCGACGGAGCCACAAAGCTCGTTGACCTCGCTTCAAAAGCTGGTTTCACGGGTACAGACATGACTACCTTTGCCAATGAGTATTTGAATGTCTTCGCAACTGGTTTTCACTATGCTTTCGCTGTTGCTATTGGCGCTATGCTGATTTCGCTGGTCATTTATCTGACCAATAAAAAGAAATTCCCAAATCCGAAAACAAAGCAAGAAATTGCAGCCGGAGTTCAGGCTGGCGAAATGGATATCAAGGAAGTTAAACAACGCCTTTATGCACTATTTGCAGTATTTGCGGTTGTTATCTTCTTCTGGTTTTCGTTCCATCAGAACGGACTAACGCTGACCTATTTTGCCAAAGACTATACTGACCTGAGTCAGATAAACATCAATCTTGGCTTCACAAATTTAGTTGGGGCCGAGTTGTTTCAGTCAATCAATCCGTTCTTTGTCGTATTCCTTACTCCTGTAATTCTGGCTGTTTTTGCCGCTTTGCGCGCCAGAGGCAAAGAGCCTTCAACACCAAAGAAAATTGCCATCGGTATGGGTATTGCAGCATCTGCATATGTGCTAATGGCTGTTGGTTCGATGGGTGTTCCTACCAAAGAAGCTATCACTGAAATGGGTGGACTTCCCGATGCACAACGCATTACACCGTTGCTTCTGATTGGCACTTATTTTATTCTTACAGTGGCAGAGCTCTTCATTTCGCCATTGGGAATTTCATTCGTATCAAAAGTTGCCCCACCTAAATATCAGGGTATGATGCAGGGTCTTTGGCTTTGCGCAACTGCAATCGGTAATTCGCTCTTATTTATCGGTGCCATTTTATATGAGAACATTCCAATTTCTATGACATGGACCGTTTTCATCGTCGCATGCTGTATCTCAATGGGAACAATGTTCTTCATGCTGAGGTGGCTTGAACGGGTATCGAAATAAATCATTTGACTGTACTATTAAGGGAGTTGCTTCTTGGCAGCTCCTTTTTTTTAAATAATTATGCACCAGAAAGCATTTACCCTTCTTTCGGAATATCTGAAGGAAAAACACGGCGGTCGACTGCAAAAAGTGAGTGTTGATGCTGGTTTCACATGCCCAAACCGCGATGGATCTGCCGGAACAGGCGGCTGCACGTATTGCGATAATTCAGCTTTTAATCCATCCTATTGCTCGCCGGCAAAATCAATCCGGCAGCAAGTGTTGGAAGGAATCGAATTTCACGCAAAGCGCTACAGGCGGGCACAGCAATTTCTGGTCTATTTTCAGCCCTATTCCAACACGTATGCAGAAGTTAATAAGCTGCGGGCACTGTTTGCAGAAGCTTTAAATATTGAAGGAGTGGCGGGAATTTGCGTGAGCACACGCCCGGATTGTTTCTGTCAGGAAACTGCTGAACTTTTAGCCGAAATTGCCGAAAATAAAGTGGTTATGCTGGAGCTTGGGGTTGAAAGTATCCGGGACAAAACTTTGCAAA contains these protein-coding regions:
- a CDS encoding symporter yields the protein MFKNHPKGLLAAALANMGERFGFYTMMAILVLFLQAKFGLSGPNAGIIYSIFYFSIYILAFVGGLIADKTKNFKGTILVGLILMAIGYFLIAIPTETPVPQGSFVTLLAMTCFGLFVIAFGNGLFKGNLQALVGQMYDNEQYGKMRDSGFSLFYMFINVGAIFAPLAAVGVRNWWVSSHGFAYNSDLPGLCHSHLDQTISADGATKLVDLASKAGFTGTDMTTFANEYLNVFATGFHYAFAVAIGAMLISLVIYLTNKKKFPNPKTKQEIAAGVQAGEMDIKEVKQRLYALFAVFAVVIFFWFSFHQNGLTLTYFAKDYTDLSQININLGFTNLVGAELFQSINPFFVVFLTPVILAVFAALRARGKEPSTPKKIAIGMGIAASAYVLMAVGSMGVPTKEAITEMGGLPDAQRITPLLLIGTYFILTVAELFISPLGISFVSKVAPPKYQGMMQGLWLCATAIGNSLLFIGAILYENIPISMTWTVFIVACCISMGTMFFMLRWLERVSK
- a CDS encoding adenylate kinase, which codes for MFNMVIFGPPGCGKGTQAARIVQNHGFLHISTGDLIRREISSGSAMGELYNKFISRGMLVPDQIILKELYRYALKHSNAIGIIFDGFPRTLYQAQMLDRIFDKRKMKIGLVVSIVVPEEELMNRVLERGKTSGRSDDNESIMNNRMMIYFSQTQPVIEYYRKTKRLVSVDGNQHIDSVAAAIDKTIRNHM
- a CDS encoding hypoxanthine phosphoribosyltransferase; this translates as MNSVTVHNRQFNLYLKNEEIISSIEKLAAKMNEDLKGKNPLFIVVLNGAFVFASELITRFNGDCDVTFVRLASYEGTSSSNSVRELMSLNEDVEDRTIVIIEDIIDTGLTMLMAKDKLKAAGAKDVFIATLLYKPKAFKHNYYIHYVGIEIPNDFIIGFGLDYDGKGRNLRDIYKIAE
- a CDS encoding 5-(carboxyamino)imidazole ribonucleotide mutase; its protein translation is MEAKVSIIMGSMSDWPVMEKAAQFFEENMIPFEIHALSAHRTPEQVEAFAKGAAGKGIKVIIAAAGMAAHLPGVIASMTSAPVIGVPIKSSFDGLDALLAIVQMPPGIPVATVGVNGALNAAILAGQILSVADAELATRMITYKDNLKSKVIQANEELKQINFKFKTN
- a CDS encoding TIGR01212 family radical SAM protein is translated as MHQKAFTLLSEYLKEKHGGRLQKVSVDAGFTCPNRDGSAGTGGCTYCDNSAFNPSYCSPAKSIRQQVLEGIEFHAKRYRRAQQFLVYFQPYSNTYAEVNKLRALFAEALNIEGVAGICVSTRPDCFCQETAELLAEIAENKVVMLELGVESIRDKTLQRINRGHDFAATEEAFELANSFNLFVTGHYIIGLPGESREEILSDASVLNKLPMNALKLHQLQIVRNTAMEKDYLDHPEDYLLFELPEYVDFIVSFAERLRPDLLIDRFAGEVPPSFLRAPDWGLVRYDQVLQMIEKKFIERNTVQGRACVI